A single window of Archangium lipolyticum DNA harbors:
- a CDS encoding response regulator — protein sequence MEPSRKPVTILMADDDEDDREFARCAMRESRLANEFRCVEDGEDLLDYLYRRGRHADPKESPRPGLILLDLNMPRKDGREALREIKSDPTLRHIPVVVLTTSKAEEDILRSYNLGANCFITKPVSFEGLVDVVKVLDKHWFQLVELPRPHVPDEA from the coding sequence ATGGAGCCATCACGCAAACCCGTCACCATCTTGATGGCGGATGACGATGAAGATGATCGGGAGTTCGCCCGCTGCGCGATGCGCGAGAGCCGGCTCGCCAACGAGTTCCGGTGCGTCGAGGACGGAGAGGACCTGCTCGACTACCTGTACCGCCGGGGCCGCCATGCCGACCCGAAGGAGTCTCCGCGGCCCGGGTTGATCCTCCTGGACCTGAACATGCCTCGCAAGGATGGCCGCGAGGCGCTGCGGGAGATCAAGTCCGACCCGACGCTCAGACACATTCCCGTGGTCGTGCTGACGACTTCCAAGGCCGAGGAAGACATCCTGCGCAGCTACAACCTGGGAGCGAACTGTTTCATCACCAAGCCGGTCTCCTTCGAGGGGCTCGTCGATGTCGTCAAGGTGCTCGACAAACACTGGTTCCAGCTCGTCGAACTCCCCCGCCCCCACGTCCCTGACGAGGCATGA
- a CDS encoding hybrid sensor histidine kinase/response regulator — translation MSLKTRWLASMLGVVLAGTVITTLISSSISFYVAARTASAWLGGTQKNVHASIHQQIFTRLEVQARLLAGHPVLVDAISTGRSSELHSRMDSLVKLPEGDFWAVVGESGTVLATSLPGCQLEGAGGWPPPGAAPARSFVMCGRVPAFAVTTAVGTEAGARSWLVLGFLMSDAYVDLVFTATGVEVTLLDRQGLLTSSFHDTEGKRITPGLGAVPPEALWSAEPHIGKFVLEVPRYRGYFGVVPPLEPGNASLPCFVLSLPLLPEEPGIPVRLVLTNARTVSESGAVYSTVIMITCGLLLLPLLGVVVWRLVTGFVRPISRLGKMAARVAEGDLESVLPVSSQDELGQLTRDFNDMVRKLRETHRRLMHTEKMAAVGQLAAGVGHEINNPLAYVTANIGFATEALSSLPPDLPPDVVLELREVSQVLNEAQDGARRVARIVRDLRTFARDDKDEEKQVLRVRQVVEAALKFASTTLRYRARVTWDFQETARVEANEARLVQVFINLLVNAAQAIPEGHADENEIRVTTAMEEGGFVVVEVSDTGKGMGPEVLEHLFEPFFTTKPMGEGTGLGLSISRNIIEGLGGSLTVRSTPGKGSTFRVTLPAARRESTASQSKPRAPVTGQKGGCVLVVDDEPLVGASAQRILRSLCDVVVVTSCREALALVEAGRRFDLVLCDLMMPQMTGMELHEELSRRAPDVAARMLFLTGGAFTPDAQRFLSKRRWLEKPIDNEALRTCVAEWLR, via the coding sequence ATGTCTCTCAAGACACGGTGGCTCGCAAGCATGTTGGGGGTCGTGCTTGCTGGGACAGTCATCACCACGCTCATCAGCTCCAGCATCAGCTTCTATGTGGCCGCGAGGACCGCCTCCGCGTGGTTGGGCGGCACCCAGAAGAACGTGCACGCCTCCATCCACCAGCAGATCTTCACGCGGCTCGAGGTGCAGGCCCGGCTCCTGGCGGGGCATCCCGTGCTCGTGGACGCCATCTCGACCGGGCGGTCCTCGGAGCTCCACTCCCGGATGGACTCGCTCGTGAAGCTTCCGGAGGGGGATTTCTGGGCCGTGGTGGGTGAGAGCGGCACGGTGCTCGCCACCAGTCTGCCCGGCTGCCAGCTGGAGGGAGCGGGGGGATGGCCGCCGCCCGGGGCCGCGCCCGCGCGGTCATTCGTGATGTGCGGCCGGGTCCCGGCGTTCGCCGTCACGACCGCGGTGGGGACGGAGGCCGGTGCCCGGAGCTGGCTCGTCCTGGGCTTCCTGATGAGCGATGCCTACGTGGATCTCGTCTTCACCGCCACGGGGGTGGAGGTGACACTCCTCGACCGGCAGGGGCTGCTCACCAGCTCCTTTCACGACACCGAGGGCAAGCGCATCACTCCTGGCCTCGGAGCGGTTCCCCCCGAGGCCTTGTGGAGCGCCGAGCCCCACATCGGGAAGTTCGTGCTCGAGGTTCCGCGCTACCGGGGTTACTTCGGGGTCGTGCCGCCACTCGAGCCGGGAAACGCCTCCCTGCCGTGTTTCGTGCTCTCCCTCCCCCTGCTGCCCGAGGAACCAGGGATTCCGGTCAGGCTCGTGCTCACCAACGCCAGGACTGTCTCGGAGAGCGGTGCGGTCTACAGCACGGTGATCATGATCACCTGCGGCCTGCTGTTGCTGCCGCTCCTGGGGGTCGTCGTGTGGCGGCTCGTCACCGGCTTCGTGCGGCCCATCTCGCGGCTCGGGAAGATGGCGGCCCGGGTGGCGGAGGGCGACCTGGAGTCCGTGCTCCCCGTGTCGAGCCAGGACGAGCTGGGCCAGCTCACCCGGGACTTCAATGACATGGTGCGCAAGCTGCGGGAGACCCATCGCCGGCTCATGCATACGGAGAAGATGGCCGCCGTCGGCCAGCTCGCGGCGGGCGTGGGGCATGAGATCAACAACCCGCTCGCCTATGTCACCGCCAACATCGGCTTCGCGACGGAGGCGCTGTCGTCCCTGCCGCCGGACCTGCCTCCCGACGTGGTCCTGGAGCTGCGCGAGGTCTCCCAGGTGCTGAATGAAGCGCAGGACGGAGCCAGACGGGTCGCCCGGATCGTCCGGGACCTGCGCACCTTCGCCCGCGACGACAAGGACGAAGAGAAGCAGGTGTTGAGGGTCCGCCAGGTCGTCGAGGCGGCGTTGAAGTTCGCGTCCACCACCCTGAGGTACCGGGCGCGCGTCACCTGGGACTTCCAGGAGACGGCCCGGGTGGAGGCCAACGAGGCCCGGCTGGTCCAGGTCTTCATCAACCTGCTCGTCAACGCGGCCCAGGCCATCCCCGAGGGGCATGCGGACGAGAATGAGATCCGTGTCACCACGGCCATGGAGGAGGGCGGCTTCGTGGTGGTGGAGGTGAGCGACACCGGGAAGGGGATGGGGCCGGAAGTGCTCGAGCACCTCTTCGAGCCCTTCTTCACCACCAAGCCCATGGGCGAGGGCACGGGCCTGGGGCTGTCCATCTCCCGCAACATCATCGAGGGGCTCGGAGGAAGCCTCACGGTCCGGAGCACGCCAGGAAAGGGCAGTACCTTCCGTGTCACCCTGCCCGCGGCCCGGCGGGAGTCCACGGCGAGCCAGTCGAAGCCCCGGGCTCCTGTCACCGGACAGAAGGGCGGCTGTGTCCTCGTGGTGGACGACGAGCCGCTCGTCGGAGCCTCGGCGCAGCGAATCCTGCGGTCCTTGTGTGACGTGGTCGTCGTCACCAGCTGCCGGGAGGCCCTCGCGCTGGTGGAGGCGGGGCGGCGGTTCGATCTCGTGCTGTGCGACCTGATGATGCCGCAGATGACGGGCATGGAGCTGCACGAGGAGCTCTCGCGCCGTGCCCCGGACGTCGCCGCCAGGATGCTCTTCCTGACCGGCGGAGCCTTCACGCCGGACGCGCAGCGGTTCCTCTCGAAACGGCGGTGGCTCGAGAAGCCCATCGACAACGAGGCCCTCCGGACCTGCGTCGCCGAGTGGCTGCGGTAG
- a CDS encoding LodA/GoxA family CTQ-dependent oxidase: protein MCSSHDQIVSCAIYPAIGIARVGSSLTEHFLGPEVPGARPPPDMRFKDEEGRIKRQAARFRIYGFDAQGRVVKELTADEAQIEWRVHLANRKAAWYEFHNAMDLGPLALQAPRRNANFPLPREVLTIDPGSRAISGANTQGPGFHFDSGMFVNRQVYLGELRTDDKGRLLVLGGRGQSGASDGSNPTTFANNNNWFDDTSDGPVRATVRLGDRTLEAEPAMVVVAPPNYGPGLYGVVTMYDVVLDLHTRLGNLPPAPEQPSFWRDIFPIFERMVNLGHVNRGIFTLFGTGSPSDLLAPALLAKLADPSDASAPERQRLFRWFRDPDSTVEQQAYLPPFYGDAFGEFQGVPGTGLSVTRTQYAMLRAWADGRFTHDPKERACPSASFEAIPLDDQPHALDRANLEDCLGGPFHPGIELTWTLRLPRMWRKPFRLNVLPEGLPVKMDYGEVLTPEVALGPGGPHEESGPGTLTRFMGVPWQTDEASCLAGYELGTYLPIPSFWAARVPNQVLPETAYQRLMKESLSIAQRHKHLNNRPDWLRHLSDQYLDRISNMVFLWDRVGIAAERPGPGDFAKVELPERLWVETEIGPELTANDATFTMTLVAEGDAQPGIPAPVPLALVARAAIAAPPAAAPTARAAAPEKTHGRIVARRDQH from the coding sequence ATGTGTTCATCTCACGACCAGATCGTCTCCTGTGCCATCTATCCCGCCATCGGCATCGCCCGGGTCGGCAGCTCGTTGACCGAGCACTTTCTCGGCCCGGAGGTGCCCGGTGCCAGACCTCCCCCGGATATGCGCTTCAAGGATGAGGAAGGGCGCATCAAGCGGCAGGCCGCGCGCTTTCGCATCTATGGCTTCGACGCCCAGGGGCGGGTGGTGAAGGAGCTCACCGCGGATGAGGCGCAGATCGAATGGCGCGTCCACCTGGCCAACCGCAAGGCTGCCTGGTACGAGTTCCACAACGCGATGGACCTCGGGCCGCTGGCCCTGCAGGCCCCCCGGCGCAACGCCAACTTCCCGCTTCCCCGCGAGGTGCTCACCATCGATCCGGGGTCTCGGGCCATCAGCGGCGCCAACACGCAGGGTCCTGGCTTCCACTTCGACAGCGGCATGTTCGTGAATCGCCAGGTGTACCTGGGCGAGCTGCGCACGGACGACAAGGGCCGGCTCCTGGTGCTGGGTGGGCGTGGCCAGTCGGGCGCGTCCGATGGCTCCAATCCCACCACCTTCGCCAACAACAACAACTGGTTCGACGACACCTCGGATGGGCCGGTGCGCGCGACGGTGCGGCTCGGCGACCGGACCCTGGAGGCGGAGCCCGCGATGGTCGTGGTCGCGCCGCCCAACTACGGCCCGGGCCTCTACGGGGTGGTCACCATGTACGACGTGGTGCTGGACCTCCACACCCGTCTGGGCAACCTCCCTCCCGCGCCGGAGCAGCCCTCGTTCTGGCGCGACATCTTCCCCATCTTCGAGCGGATGGTGAACCTGGGGCACGTCAACCGGGGCATCTTCACCCTCTTCGGGACCGGCTCCCCGAGCGACCTGCTGGCTCCGGCGCTGCTCGCGAAGCTCGCGGATCCCTCGGATGCGTCGGCGCCCGAGCGCCAGCGCCTGTTCCGCTGGTTCAGGGATCCGGACTCCACCGTCGAGCAGCAGGCCTACCTGCCTCCCTTCTATGGGGATGCCTTCGGCGAATTCCAGGGCGTGCCGGGCACCGGCCTGTCGGTGACGCGGACCCAGTATGCGATGCTGCGCGCGTGGGCGGACGGCCGCTTCACCCATGACCCGAAGGAGCGCGCCTGCCCGTCCGCTTCCTTCGAGGCGATCCCCCTGGACGACCAGCCGCACGCGCTCGATCGGGCCAACCTGGAGGACTGCCTCGGAGGCCCCTTCCACCCGGGGATCGAGCTGACCTGGACGCTCCGCCTCCCGAGGATGTGGCGCAAGCCCTTCCGGCTCAACGTCCTGCCCGAGGGCCTTCCGGTGAAGATGGACTACGGCGAGGTGCTGACCCCCGAGGTCGCGCTCGGGCCCGGAGGCCCGCACGAGGAGAGTGGTCCCGGGACGCTCACCCGGTTCATGGGGGTGCCCTGGCAGACGGACGAGGCGAGCTGCCTGGCGGGTTACGAGCTCGGCACCTACCTGCCCATTCCCAGCTTCTGGGCGGCACGGGTTCCCAACCAGGTCCTGCCGGAGACCGCGTACCAGCGCCTCATGAAGGAATCGCTGTCGATCGCCCAGCGGCACAAGCACCTCAACAACCGGCCCGACTGGCTGCGCCACCTGTCGGATCAGTACCTGGATCGCATCAGCAACATGGTCTTCCTGTGGGATCGGGTGGGCATCGCCGCCGAGCGGCCGGGGCCCGGGGACTTCGCGAAGGTGGAGCTGCCGGAGCGCCTCTGGGTGGAGACGGAGATCGGACCGGAGCTGACGGCCAACGACGCGACCTTCACCATGACCCTCGTCGCCGAGGGCGATGCGCAGCCGGGCATCCCCGCGCCGGTGCCGCTGGCGCTCGTGGCCAGGGCCGCCATCGCCGCCCCGCCCGCGGCCGCCCCGACGGCTCGCGCGGCCGCTCCGGAGAAGACCCATGGCCGCATCGTCGCCAGACGCGACCAGCACTGA
- a CDS encoding ATP-binding response regulator: MTRHEEDTRPIRVLLVEDDEDDFVLVRDALTSLLPKRMVLEWVDTCEQALAEMELGHYDVCLLDYRLGASTGLELLEQARSKGWQIPAILLTGAVDEAVDYRAMEAGAADFLMKAQLTPELLERSIRYTLQHARMLEALRRSQASFRELIERLPDGICVLQNEQLVYANPALVRLVGWHSPNELVGRSVRELEESLFHPEDQARLTLEFREAQREGRPVPPCELRLLRKEGGIVPVEIAQLSVVFDGQPSLVRIVRNQTERKQMQARLLLSDRMASLGTLAAGVAHEINNPLSYVMTNLSHLEADVLPRLVPSGGDHEEIRKLLSDAQEGLVRVRDIVRQLKMFTRAEEQARPEPVDVRHVLEGSIRMAWNELRHRARLVRDYAEPLLAEANEGQLGQVILNLLVNAAHAIPEGNVERNEIRVVTRRHPEGVMIEVRDTGSGIPADLLAKVFEPFFTTKPVGTGTGLGLSICHGIVTSFGGRMEVESTVGRGSTFRIILRAATAPLQAPRAPPEQAHAAPTRGRILVVDDEPMIGVAVRRSLQRHHEVVTLTSAREALARLQGGEHFDLILSDLMMPEMSGMDLHQELSLHLPGMTERMVFMTGGAFTPDARAFLERIENPRLEKPFSTQELQQLARELLGGTGR, from the coding sequence CTGACGAGGCATGAGGAAGACACGCGCCCCATCCGGGTCCTGCTCGTCGAGGATGACGAGGATGACTTCGTCCTGGTGCGCGATGCCCTGACGTCCCTCCTCCCGAAGCGGATGGTGCTCGAGTGGGTGGACACCTGCGAGCAGGCGCTCGCGGAGATGGAGCTGGGGCATTACGACGTCTGCCTGCTCGACTACCGCCTCGGCGCGAGCACGGGGCTGGAGCTGCTCGAGCAGGCACGGAGCAAGGGGTGGCAGATCCCGGCCATCCTGTTGACCGGCGCGGTGGATGAGGCGGTCGACTACCGGGCGATGGAGGCCGGAGCCGCCGACTTCCTCATGAAGGCGCAGCTGACCCCGGAGCTGCTGGAGCGGTCGATCCGCTACACCCTGCAGCACGCGCGGATGCTGGAGGCGCTGCGCCGGTCACAGGCCAGCTTCCGTGAGCTCATCGAGCGGCTGCCCGATGGCATCTGCGTGCTCCAGAACGAGCAGCTCGTCTACGCCAACCCCGCGCTCGTCAGGCTGGTCGGGTGGCACTCCCCGAACGAGCTCGTGGGGCGCTCGGTGCGCGAGCTGGAGGAGAGCCTCTTCCACCCGGAGGATCAGGCGCGCCTCACCCTCGAGTTCCGCGAGGCCCAGCGGGAAGGAAGGCCGGTTCCCCCTTGTGAGCTGCGCCTGCTGCGCAAGGAGGGCGGCATCGTCCCCGTGGAGATCGCCCAGCTCTCCGTGGTGTTCGATGGCCAGCCGAGCCTGGTCCGCATCGTGAGAAACCAGACCGAACGCAAGCAGATGCAGGCCCGGCTGCTGCTCTCGGACCGGATGGCCTCGCTCGGGACACTCGCCGCGGGGGTCGCGCACGAGATCAACAACCCGCTCTCCTATGTGATGACCAACCTCAGCCACCTGGAGGCGGACGTGCTCCCACGCCTGGTGCCCTCCGGCGGCGACCACGAGGAGATCCGCAAGCTGCTCTCCGATGCCCAGGAGGGCCTCGTCCGCGTGCGCGACATCGTCCGGCAATTGAAGATGTTCACGCGCGCGGAGGAGCAGGCGCGGCCCGAGCCCGTGGACGTCCGGCACGTGCTCGAGGGCTCCATCCGAATGGCCTGGAACGAGCTCCGGCACCGCGCACGGCTGGTGCGCGACTACGCGGAGCCGCTCCTGGCCGAGGCGAACGAGGGCCAGCTCGGGCAGGTCATCCTGAACCTGCTGGTGAACGCGGCGCACGCCATCCCGGAAGGGAACGTGGAGCGCAATGAGATCCGCGTCGTCACGCGGCGCCACCCCGAGGGGGTGATGATCGAAGTGCGCGATACGGGCTCGGGCATCCCGGCGGACCTGCTCGCCAAGGTGTTCGAGCCGTTCTTCACGACCAAGCCCGTGGGCACGGGGACGGGGCTCGGCCTGTCGATCTGCCACGGCATCGTGACCAGCTTCGGTGGACGCATGGAGGTGGAGAGCACGGTGGGACGGGGAAGCACCTTCCGGATCATCCTGCGCGCCGCCACCGCGCCCCTCCAGGCCCCACGCGCGCCCCCGGAGCAGGCCCACGCGGCGCCCACGCGGGGCCGCATCCTCGTCGTGGATGACGAACCGATGATCGGCGTGGCCGTCCGCCGCTCGCTCCAGCGCCACCACGAAGTCGTCACGCTGACGAGCGCGCGTGAAGCCCTCGCGCGGCTCCAGGGCGGGGAGCACTTCGACCTCATCCTGAGCGACCTCATGATGCCGGAGATGAGCGGAATGGACCTGCACCAGGAGCTCTCCCTCCACCTGCCCGGAATGACGGAGCGCATGGTGTTCATGACGGGTGGGGCCTTCACGCCCGATGCCCGCGCGTTCCTGGAGCGGATCGAGAACCCTCGGCTCGAGAAGCCCTTCTCCACCCAGGAACTCCAGCAGCTGGCACGGGAGCTGCTCGGCGGAACCGGCAGGTAG
- a CDS encoding tryptophan 7-halogenase gives MAASSPDATSTEPRGHARLPRVLIAGGGPGGAATAIALAAHGIQALVLERAERPRSKPGECLSPGFKPLLVRLGLSDLFEQGTHRPFTGMASAWERAEPVERNLLFEVSGEGWLLDRAAFEARLAEVARARGALWRQGDRVAGVTRSGDGRWRVSVEGERGRFEVDTDFIVDATGRAAAVARMLGVERQRFDGLVGSWGLLEPIGGAPPPAASPIHIEAMRNGWWYVARLPDGRFSAVLFADRAVLEPEAFLAALGEAPHALALLGGRAFRLSGPPTAHPAHSSRLERACGPGWFAVGDAAASFDPLSSYGIGSALGTGFYAAQALVSAWAGESSSLDAYRYLIDSRYPHYLDTLGERYRAVTRWPGAPFWEKRR, from the coding sequence ATGGCCGCATCGTCGCCAGACGCGACCAGCACTGAGCCGCGAGGGCACGCGCGTCTCCCGAGGGTCCTCATCGCCGGAGGAGGCCCGGGGGGCGCGGCCACGGCCATCGCGCTGGCGGCCCATGGCATCCAGGCGTTGGTGCTCGAACGGGCCGAGCGCCCCCGGTCCAAGCCGGGGGAGTGTCTCTCTCCTGGCTTCAAGCCGCTGCTGGTCCGTCTGGGATTGTCGGACCTCTTCGAGCAGGGAACGCACCGGCCCTTCACGGGCATGGCCTCCGCCTGGGAGCGGGCCGAACCGGTGGAGCGCAACCTGCTCTTCGAGGTGAGCGGTGAGGGCTGGCTGCTCGACCGCGCCGCCTTCGAGGCCCGGCTGGCCGAGGTCGCGCGGGCCCGAGGCGCGCTCTGGCGTCAGGGGGACCGGGTGGCGGGGGTCACCCGGAGCGGGGACGGCCGATGGCGGGTCTCGGTGGAGGGCGAGCGGGGGAGGTTCGAGGTCGACACCGACTTCATCGTCGATGCGACGGGACGTGCCGCGGCGGTCGCGCGGATGCTCGGAGTGGAGCGCCAGCGGTTCGACGGGCTCGTCGGAAGTTGGGGGCTCCTGGAGCCCATCGGCGGTGCTCCGCCGCCCGCCGCGAGCCCCATCCACATCGAGGCGATGCGCAATGGCTGGTGGTACGTCGCCCGGCTTCCGGATGGGCGCTTCTCCGCCGTGCTGTTCGCGGACCGGGCCGTGCTCGAGCCGGAGGCGTTCCTGGCGGCCCTGGGGGAGGCTCCGCATGCGCTGGCCCTGCTCGGTGGACGCGCCTTCCGTCTCTCCGGGCCGCCCACGGCGCACCCGGCGCACAGCTCGCGGCTGGAGCGGGCCTGTGGCCCCGGATGGTTCGCCGTCGGGGACGCGGCGGCGTCCTTCGATCCCCTGTCGTCCTATGGCATCGGCTCGGCGCTCGGGACCGGGTTCTATGCCGCCCAGGCCCTCGTCTCGGCCTGGGCGGGGGAGTCCTCGAGCCTCGATGCCTACCGCTACCTCATCGACAGCCGATACCCGCACTACCTCGACACCCTGGGCGAGCGGTACCGGGCCGTCACCCGGTGGCCGGGCGCGCCCTTCTGGGAAAAGAGGCGATGA